A genomic window from Acinetobacter lwoffii includes:
- the rdgB gene encoding RdgB/HAM1 family non-canonical purine NTP pyrophosphatase, translating into MAATDWLSEGTLVLASNNKGKIAEFEKLFAELQLPVEVVAQGKLNIEDAIEDGLSFVENAIIKARHAAKISGKPAIADDSGICVPVLGGVPGIYSARYAGEHGNDTANNEKLLADLKPLRQDGEAIEGMFVCVLALVQHAEDPLPQVFQGIWHGEILEAARGKNGFGYDPLFWLPELGISSAEMSKEEKNKISHRGQAMQLFKKSLAK; encoded by the coding sequence ATGGCTGCAACTGACTGGTTATCCGAAGGCACACTGGTATTGGCGAGTAATAACAAAGGTAAAATTGCCGAGTTTGAAAAACTGTTTGCCGAGCTACAACTCCCGGTTGAAGTCGTGGCTCAAGGCAAGTTGAATATCGAAGATGCCATCGAAGACGGTTTAAGCTTTGTCGAAAATGCCATTATTAAGGCCCGCCATGCCGCTAAAATTTCCGGAAAACCTGCTATTGCAGATGATTCAGGCATTTGTGTGCCAGTTCTTGGAGGCGTTCCCGGCATTTACTCGGCCCGTTATGCTGGGGAACATGGCAACGATACCGCCAATAATGAAAAACTGCTAGCCGATCTCAAACCCTTACGCCAAGATGGTGAAGCAATTGAAGGCATGTTTGTTTGTGTACTGGCACTGGTCCAACATGCCGAAGATCCCTTACCGCAAGTCTTTCAGGGTATCTGGCACGGGGAAATTCTGGAAGCTGCACGTGGTAAAAATGGTTTTGGCTATGACCCGTTGTTCTGGTTACCGGAACTGGGAATTTCCAGTGCAGAAATGAGCAAGGAAGAAAAGAATAAAATCAGTCATCGTGGTCAGGCGATGCAGTTGTTTAAGAAGAGTTTGGCGAAGTAA
- a CDS encoding TonB-dependent receptor domain-containing protein, with amino-acid sequence MHSFSLRPLTLAILGVTATSTFAETVNETATPTTTHQMSTIVVSAAGFEQDIKNAPASISVVTAEELKKKGITSIADALSEVPGVDVRNGQGKTGGLNIQMRGLNQSYTLILIDGQRQNTSGSIGPNGFGEFSTSFMPPLASIERIEVIRGPMSTLYGSDAMGGIINIITKKVASEWNGNVSVEQNIQENSDIGNNWKTSAVVNGPVIQDKLGIQVRGEFFHRDQSDRLVTPAKTIDEGSQGRDPRTVEANNYAVGTKLTLNVNDNVSTWVDFDHAKQRFDNSDARLGELYEFNRTTGLPSGIGSYKDEIKFLRDRISAGVDAELSLGQWKTFANYVSSKQEGRRLPKGNVPEYNYYSDGTQDRILENKDLTVDSRIISTLGNHKLTAGVEYKDGETIDNSAGNGVAFKQDSWSVFAEDEWNLTDSLAFTFGGRYEDHSAFGGHFTPRAYLVWNTNDQLILKGGISTGYKVPTANDLHNGINGFSSQGRNVTLGNPDLKPEETTNYELGFVYDNLSNFSLATTAFFTQFKDIIISDARVVENCLWAGRPTGQAPANNCMTVGSFDNQQNFSFKGNAGEAESYGVELSAKYEISPSFDVKANYTWLESEITEGENKGNPIENTPRHALNFTGTWYVNDKFTTWLEAEYKSDRVRFIDPDLSDVNVSREIDAVGNKLKAYELFNLGASYKVNNQVTVSGRVNNLLNKDFGDYKSFINSDNEVENAFLYTKTTSGLAGTYIPGRNYWLSVSYDF; translated from the coding sequence ATGCATAGTTTTAGTCTTCGTCCACTTACATTGGCAATTCTTGGGGTTACAGCAACATCTACTTTTGCAGAGACTGTGAACGAGACAGCGACTCCTACAACAACACATCAAATGTCTACGATTGTGGTTTCAGCGGCGGGTTTTGAACAAGATATTAAAAATGCGCCTGCTTCAATTAGTGTAGTAACCGCAGAAGAATTAAAGAAAAAAGGTATTACCAGTATTGCAGATGCGCTCAGTGAAGTACCAGGTGTCGACGTACGAAATGGCCAAGGCAAAACTGGTGGTTTAAATATCCAAATGCGTGGTCTGAATCAATCTTACACTCTTATTTTGATCGATGGTCAGCGTCAGAATACTTCTGGTTCAATTGGTCCAAATGGTTTTGGTGAATTTAGTACAAGCTTTATGCCACCATTAGCTTCTATTGAACGTATTGAAGTCATTCGTGGTCCTATGTCTACCCTTTATGGTTCTGATGCCATGGGCGGTATCATTAATATTATTACCAAGAAAGTTGCATCAGAATGGAATGGTAACGTTTCTGTTGAACAGAATATTCAAGAAAATTCTGATATTGGTAATAACTGGAAAACCAGTGCAGTTGTTAATGGTCCAGTGATTCAAGATAAACTTGGTATACAAGTACGTGGCGAGTTTTTCCACCGCGATCAATCAGATCGACTTGTTACCCCCGCAAAAACTATTGATGAAGGTAGCCAAGGTCGTGACCCACGTACAGTAGAAGCAAATAATTATGCTGTGGGTACAAAACTTACGCTAAATGTAAATGATAATGTCTCTACTTGGGTAGACTTTGATCATGCTAAACAACGTTTTGATAATAGTGATGCCCGTTTAGGTGAACTTTACGAATTCAACCGTACGACAGGTTTACCATCAGGAATTGGTTCATATAAAGACGAGATCAAATTCTTAAGAGATCGTATTTCTGCAGGTGTAGATGCTGAGCTTAGCTTAGGTCAATGGAAAACATTTGCAAACTATGTTTCTTCTAAACAAGAAGGCCGTCGTCTTCCAAAAGGAAATGTACCTGAATACAATTATTATTCAGATGGTACACAAGATCGTATTTTAGAAAATAAAGACCTAACCGTTGATTCTCGTATTATTTCAACACTTGGCAACCATAAACTTACAGCTGGTGTTGAATATAAAGATGGTGAAACCATCGATAACTCAGCAGGTAATGGAGTTGCTTTTAAACAAGATTCTTGGTCTGTGTTCGCTGAGGATGAATGGAATCTAACGGATTCTCTTGCATTCACTTTCGGTGGTCGCTACGAAGACCATAGTGCTTTTGGTGGTCACTTTACACCTCGCGCATATTTAGTTTGGAACACCAATGATCAGTTGATTTTAAAAGGTGGTATAAGTACTGGCTATAAAGTTCCAACAGCGAATGACCTTCATAATGGAATCAATGGTTTTAGCTCACAAGGCCGAAACGTGACTTTGGGCAACCCAGATCTTAAGCCTGAAGAAACCACAAACTATGAACTTGGTTTCGTTTACGACAACTTGTCTAATTTCTCTTTAGCTACCACTGCGTTCTTTACTCAGTTTAAAGATATTATCATCAGTGATGCACGCGTCGTTGAAAACTGTTTATGGGCAGGTCGCCCAACAGGACAAGCACCTGCAAACAACTGCATGACTGTAGGCAGTTTTGATAATCAGCAAAACTTTAGCTTTAAAGGCAATGCAGGCGAAGCTGAAAGCTACGGTGTGGAACTTAGTGCTAAATATGAAATTTCTCCAAGCTTTGATGTAAAAGCAAACTATACTTGGTTAGAGTCTGAAATTACCGAAGGTGAAAATAAAGGTAATCCTATTGAAAATACACCTCGTCACGCTTTGAACTTCACAGGAACTTGGTATGTGAATGATAAGTTCACTACCTGGTTAGAAGCTGAATATAAATCTGACCGTGTACGTTTCATAGATCCTGATTTAAGCGATGTCAATGTAAGTCGTGAAATTGATGCTGTCGGCAATAAGTTAAAAGCCTATGAGCTATTTAATTTAGGTGCATCTTATAAAGTCAACAATCAAGTTACTGTTTCAGGTCGTGTGAATAACTTATTGAACAAAGACTTTGGCGACTATAAGTCATTTATTAATAGTGATAACGAAGTTGAAAATGCTTTCCTATATACTAAAACGACGAGTGGTTTAGCGGGTACTTATATTCCAGGCCGTAACTACTGGTTATCTGTTTCATACGACTTCTAA
- the metW gene encoding methionine biosynthesis protein MetW, with product MRIDQQLAEKWIKPGSSVLDLGCGDGELLAQMSKKHDIRAYGLEIDQEKIAIAVSRGLNIIQQDLNLGLSRFADQSFDNVVMAQALQAVDAPDVLLRDMVRVGKQAIITFPNFAHWKTRSFLAIKGRMPVSEALPYMWYNTPNIHLCTFRDFEALCAENNIKIINRLAVNGNQEDSLLSKHLPNLFGEVAIYRVSAL from the coding sequence ATGCGTATCGATCAACAACTCGCTGAAAAGTGGATCAAGCCAGGTTCCAGCGTACTCGACCTTGGTTGTGGCGACGGTGAACTGCTGGCACAAATGAGCAAAAAGCACGATATTCGTGCATACGGATTAGAAATTGATCAGGAAAAGATTGCAATTGCAGTCAGTCGCGGGTTAAATATCATCCAGCAAGACTTAAACCTCGGCTTAAGCCGCTTTGCTGACCAGTCTTTTGACAATGTGGTCATGGCACAAGCTTTGCAAGCTGTAGATGCGCCTGACGTATTATTACGTGATATGGTGCGTGTGGGGAAACAGGCTATTATTACCTTCCCGAACTTTGCCCACTGGAAGACCCGTTCTTTCTTGGCAATCAAAGGGAGAATGCCGGTTTCTGAAGCCTTGCCGTATATGTGGTATAACACCCCGAATATCCACTTATGTACATTTCGTGATTTTGAAGCACTTTGTGCGGAAAATAACATCAAAATTATTAATCGACTCGCTGTGAACGGGAATCAAGAAGATAGTTTGCTGAGCAAGCATCTCCCTAATCTATTTGGTGAAGTCGCAATTTATCGAGTGAGCGCGCTATGA
- a CDS encoding AEC family transporter → MALILPLLSFLIGYWGVQYLKPIRPFLAALLARVLIPVLIIYNMVFYQEGSLWLIAFSFFCSCLFFALFYFTLKNKLRALCLSYLNGAWLGIPFALAVFGPQVTSTVVALYIGGSLFGNVCAVMAVSEARQDTRYILKNVLFSPPVVALSMAALLSFWDLSHWQQVPWIEILYQANKVLVTFSGMCVLGMWLSNVRISRFDLMRSLQLIFCRGLFAVLLCVAAYYYLPIPQQTLTYAVLLMFFLLPPAANIVALETHYQGTGHSAKYIASGTLASAILIALYGVIVHALMPTL, encoded by the coding sequence ATGGCCTTGATTCTTCCCCTCCTGTCTTTTCTGATCGGTTATTGGGGGGTGCAATATTTAAAACCGATTCGACCTTTTTTGGCTGCTTTATTGGCACGGGTACTGATTCCGGTACTCATTATCTACAACATGGTGTTTTACCAAGAGGGTAGTTTGTGGCTGATTGCCTTCAGTTTTTTCTGTTCCTGTCTGTTTTTTGCCTTATTTTATTTCACCCTGAAAAATAAACTGCGTGCCTTATGCCTGAGCTATTTAAATGGGGCATGGCTGGGAATTCCTTTTGCCTTGGCAGTTTTTGGTCCACAAGTGACCAGTACCGTGGTGGCGTTGTATATTGGTGGTTCTTTGTTTGGCAATGTCTGCGCAGTAATGGCAGTCAGTGAAGCCCGACAAGACACGCGTTATATTTTAAAAAATGTGTTGTTCTCACCTCCGGTGGTCGCTTTGTCGATGGCAGCTTTATTGTCATTTTGGGATTTGAGTCATTGGCAGCAAGTGCCTTGGATAGAGATACTGTATCAGGCCAATAAAGTACTGGTCACTTTTAGCGGCATGTGTGTGCTGGGAATGTGGCTGAGCAATGTGCGGATCAGCCGCTTCGATTTAATGCGCAGTCTGCAACTTATTTTTTGTCGTGGGCTATTTGCTGTTTTACTGTGTGTTGCCGCCTATTATTATTTACCTATTCCGCAGCAGACGCTGACCTATGCGGTACTGCTGATGTTCTTTTTATTGCCGCCTGCAGCCAATATTGTGGCACTGGAAACCCATTATCAGGGAACGGGCCATTCCGCCAAATATATTGCTTCGGGAACTTTGGCCAGCGCGATCTTGATTGCCTTATATGGGGTAATCGTGCATGCGTTGATGCCTACGCTATAG
- the leuA gene encoding 2-isopropylmalate synthase translates to MMLADPSKKYRRMYQRVDLPDRQWPNNEINKAPIWMSTDLRDGNQAIFEPMNMEQKFKMFQMLVKIGFKHIEIGFPSASQIDFDFTRKLIEEGHIPDDVYIEVLVQARDHLIQRTFESLQGAKRAIVHIYNSNSPTFRNKVLNVDVEGAKQLAINAAQKVKEYAAKQPETEFVFQYSPECFTATELEVAKDVCDAVTEIWEASPENKVILNLPATVEVSGPHIYADQIEWMHRNIQRRDGVIISVHCHNDRGCGIAASELAIMAGADRVEGCVFGNGERTGNVDVAAIALNMYTQGVAPNLDFSNINEIIATVEECTGLPVHPRHPYAGDLVFTAFSGSHQDAIKKGFEFQKNEEIWDMPYLPIDPKDLGRDYDAVIRVNSQSGKGGIAYLLESNYNVILPRRLQIEFSQIVQKRTDEQGTEISATEIWKLFKETYVDAKNVHYSAKNYKLSDDNGNQVIELDLEIDGQSRRVRGEGNGPISAILDALQLPIDVVNYEERSISSGAHAKALALIELQVKGTGKSAFGAGVHDNIVTSSIEAIIASTNRLIDQGVLSTDQVIAAAV, encoded by the coding sequence ATGATGTTGGCTGATCCAAGTAAAAAATACCGTCGCATGTATCAACGTGTGGACTTACCAGACCGTCAATGGCCGAACAATGAAATCAACAAAGCGCCAATCTGGATGAGTACCGACCTGCGTGACGGTAACCAAGCGATCTTTGAGCCAATGAACATGGAGCAGAAATTCAAGATGTTCCAGATGTTGGTCAAAATCGGTTTCAAGCATATTGAAATCGGCTTCCCGTCAGCATCGCAAATTGACTTCGATTTCACCCGTAAATTGATTGAAGAAGGTCATATTCCGGATGACGTCTATATTGAGGTATTGGTTCAGGCACGTGATCACTTGATTCAACGTACCTTTGAATCTTTACAAGGTGCGAAACGTGCCATTGTACATATCTATAATTCCAACTCGCCGACATTCCGCAACAAAGTCTTGAATGTTGATGTTGAAGGTGCAAAACAGTTAGCCATTAATGCTGCACAGAAAGTAAAAGAATATGCCGCAAAACAGCCGGAAACTGAATTCGTATTTCAGTACAGCCCGGAATGTTTTACTGCAACCGAATTAGAAGTCGCGAAAGATGTCTGCGATGCCGTCACTGAAATCTGGGAAGCATCTCCAGAGAATAAAGTGATCTTAAACTTACCTGCAACGGTAGAAGTTTCAGGTCCACACATCTATGCCGATCAAATCGAATGGATGCACCGTAACATTCAGCGTCGTGACGGTGTGATCATTTCTGTGCATTGTCATAACGACCGTGGCTGTGGCATTGCCGCTTCAGAATTGGCAATTATGGCTGGTGCTGACCGAGTTGAAGGCTGTGTCTTCGGAAATGGTGAACGTACCGGTAACGTCGACGTGGCTGCGATTGCCTTGAACATGTATACCCAAGGTGTAGCACCAAACTTGGATTTCTCCAACATCAATGAAATCATTGCGACTGTGGAAGAATGTACTGGTTTACCTGTGCACCCGCGTCATCCTTATGCCGGTGATTTGGTGTTTACTGCATTCTCGGGTTCGCATCAGGATGCGATCAAAAAAGGTTTCGAGTTCCAGAAGAACGAAGAAATCTGGGATATGCCGTACTTGCCAATCGACCCGAAAGATTTGGGCCGTGACTATGACGCCGTGATCCGTGTTAACTCACAATCAGGTAAAGGCGGTATTGCCTACTTGTTAGAATCGAACTACAACGTGATCTTGCCGCGTCGTTTACAGATTGAATTCTCTCAGATCGTACAAAAACGTACCGATGAGCAAGGCACTGAAATCAGTGCGACTGAAATCTGGAAGTTATTCAAAGAAACTTATGTGGATGCTAAAAACGTTCACTATTCTGCGAAAAATTACAAATTGTCAGATGATAATGGCAATCAGGTGATTGAGCTTGATCTTGAAATTGATGGACAGTCACGTCGTGTTCGCGGTGAAGGCAATGGTCCAATTTCTGCGATTTTGGATGCACTTCAGTTGCCAATTGACGTGGTGAACTATGAAGAGCGCAGCATCAGTTCAGGTGCTCATGCCAAAGCCTTGGCCTTGATCGAACTTCAGGTGAAAGGTACCGGTAAATCTGCCTTTGGTGCCGGGGTACATGACAACATCGTGACCTCTTCTATTGAAGCAATTATTGCCTCGACCAATCGCCTGATTGATCAGGGTGTATTAAGCACTGATCAGGTAATTGCTGCTGCAGTCTAA
- a CDS encoding TonB-dependent receptor, with protein MTFIKTRKKIVSSAIVSSLSMVAGSAMAEEQVIQLETIHQEVRAEQAPGLKVNKSANSKFVAPLLDTPKSVSVISKQLIEDTQVTTLSDALRTVPGITLGAGEGGNPNGDRPFIRGYNSESSMYVDGVRNATSQNREMFAVEQVEVTKGSASAMGGAGTTGGSINMISKVAKAGDFLEGSVAGGTDNYQRITLDGNKDFGNGIAARVAVMGHHNEKAGQKNGAEYKRAGIAPSIVFGLDTPTRATLSYYYLKTDDTPDSGIPYNNPFALTNANVGLNGNGKPIDIKQGQYYGWKDRDFQKQENQSGTLKLEHDLTDNLTISNTAVYNTSKNDYLWTNPDDSRGNFLLNGNVWARANSRVADTDAFTDQLALTGKFNTGMLKHSFNLGAEYSDQETDRTQYIIDGVNATGNVHNACNAGDITSGWCTSVQNPNRGPWTGTLSTNGADQYNIQSKSKSVYFLDSIEFTPQWLLDLGVRWDHYSTEQTMLAGRFNTTTPAGTIVKLENDKDFINYQAGLTFKPVENGSIYASYATSANPVGVDGGDGSEGITAAINNLKPEEVRTMELGTKWDVLNDKLNLTAAIFRTEKTNTRATGDDGTTSNIGETRVDGIELGVNGNITDKWAISAGYTYLDSEMIDGGFVNTAATGQPAVYAPNPSNGNQVQNVAKNSATLWTTYAVTPALTLGAGAVAMDKVYGNATNTKFVPGYVRYDAMARYNVNKNVDLQLNVNNLSDERYFTKAYSSHYATEAEGRSAVLAVNFKY; from the coding sequence ATGACCTTCATTAAAACACGTAAAAAAATCGTTTCCTCTGCAATTGTTTCATCTTTATCAATGGTGGCTGGATCTGCGATGGCAGAAGAACAGGTGATCCAGTTAGAGACTATTCATCAAGAGGTTAGAGCTGAACAAGCACCTGGCTTAAAAGTAAACAAATCTGCAAACAGCAAATTTGTAGCGCCTTTACTCGATACCCCTAAGTCAGTTTCGGTCATTTCAAAACAGTTAATTGAAGATACACAAGTCACTACCTTAAGTGATGCCTTGCGTACAGTTCCGGGGATTACCTTGGGCGCAGGTGAAGGTGGCAATCCAAACGGTGATCGTCCTTTTATTCGGGGTTATAATTCTGAAAGCTCGATGTATGTAGACGGCGTACGCAACGCCACTTCACAGAACCGTGAAATGTTTGCTGTCGAACAGGTTGAAGTCACCAAAGGTTCTGCATCTGCTATGGGCGGTGCAGGAACGACTGGTGGTAGTATCAACATGATTTCTAAAGTTGCTAAAGCGGGTGACTTTCTAGAAGGTTCTGTCGCGGGTGGTACTGACAACTATCAACGCATAACCTTGGATGGCAATAAAGATTTTGGAAATGGTATAGCAGCACGTGTGGCCGTGATGGGTCACCATAATGAAAAAGCTGGCCAGAAAAATGGTGCCGAATATAAACGTGCCGGTATTGCACCGAGTATTGTATTTGGTCTGGACACTCCTACCCGCGCGACTTTAAGTTATTACTATTTAAAAACCGATGACACACCTGATTCAGGTATTCCTTATAACAATCCATTTGCGCTCACAAATGCAAATGTAGGATTGAATGGCAACGGCAAGCCAATTGATATTAAACAAGGTCAATACTATGGCTGGAAAGATCGTGACTTCCAGAAACAGGAAAATCAGTCAGGAACGCTTAAATTAGAACATGATCTGACGGACAACTTAACCATTAGCAATACCGCAGTGTATAACACGTCTAAAAATGATTACCTGTGGACTAACCCGGATGACTCAAGAGGCAACTTCTTACTGAATGGAAATGTCTGGGCACGTGCCAACTCACGTGTGGCAGATACTGATGCTTTTACCGACCAACTTGCTTTAACCGGTAAATTTAATACCGGTATGCTTAAACATAGTTTTAATCTAGGTGCCGAATATTCAGACCAAGAAACTGACCGTACCCAATACATTATTGATGGGGTTAACGCTACAGGTAATGTACACAATGCCTGTAACGCTGGTGATATTACTTCGGGCTGGTGTACTTCGGTACAAAACCCAAACCGTGGGCCATGGACAGGTACATTAAGTACCAATGGTGCCGACCAGTACAATATTCAAAGCAAATCAAAGTCTGTTTATTTCCTGGATAGTATTGAATTCACCCCTCAGTGGCTTTTAGATTTAGGCGTACGTTGGGATCACTACTCAACTGAGCAAACCATGCTTGCAGGTCGTTTTAATACTACGACTCCAGCAGGAACAATTGTTAAACTTGAAAATGATAAAGACTTTATCAACTATCAAGCTGGCCTGACCTTTAAACCTGTTGAAAATGGCAGTATCTATGCAAGTTATGCAACATCTGCAAATCCAGTCGGCGTAGATGGTGGCGATGGCTCTGAAGGGATTACTGCTGCAATAAATAATCTTAAACCTGAAGAAGTCCGGACCATGGAGTTAGGAACTAAATGGGATGTACTCAATGACAAACTTAATCTGACTGCAGCTATTTTCCGCACGGAAAAAACCAATACTCGTGCGACCGGAGATGATGGCACCACAAGTAATATTGGTGAAACTCGTGTCGATGGTATTGAGCTTGGTGTAAATGGCAACATCACGGATAAATGGGCTATATCTGCGGGTTATACTTATTTAGACAGTGAAATGATTGATGGTGGATTTGTAAATACTGCCGCTACAGGTCAACCTGCTGTATATGCGCCAAATCCTAGCAATGGGAACCAAGTTCAAAACGTCGCGAAAAACAGTGCAACCCTTTGGACTACTTATGCAGTAACTCCTGCTTTAACTCTAGGTGCTGGTGCCGTCGCAATGGACAAAGTCTATGGTAATGCTACTAATACCAAGTTTGTACCGGGCTATGTTCGCTATGATGCCATGGCACGTTATAACGTGAATAAAAACGTTGATTTACAATTGAACGTCAACAACCTGTCTGATGAACGTTACTTCACTAAAGCCTATTCATCTCATTATGCGACCGAAGCAGAAGGCCGTAGCGCAGTGCTGGCAGTCAACTTTAAATATTAA
- a CDS encoding tetratricopeptide repeat protein — protein sequence MKKLLLSTTLLAGLFGMQAHADYVAPSPSVASQAAQYSIMDINSLTKAAKAGQAGAQFYLATKYQYGKDIQKDERQAFAWYKAAADQGLAVAQLNVGRMLADGIGTRKDEALARQYFEKAASRGDNRASFNLAMMEEKKKNYMGAYQWYELSTRDGMLDNKVITLSEGRKTALAANLTQEQIRQARDRADRWIQAQ from the coding sequence ATGAAAAAATTATTATTAAGTACGACGCTACTGGCGGGACTTTTTGGCATGCAAGCCCATGCAGATTATGTTGCACCTAGTCCATCTGTTGCCAGTCAAGCGGCTCAGTATTCCATCATGGATATCAACAGTCTGACCAAAGCAGCGAAAGCTGGTCAGGCCGGCGCACAGTTTTATCTGGCCACCAAATACCAGTATGGTAAAGACATTCAAAAAGATGAACGACAGGCCTTTGCCTGGTATAAAGCTGCTGCGGATCAAGGTCTGGCAGTTGCCCAGCTGAATGTCGGCCGTATGCTGGCAGATGGTATTGGCACCAGAAAAGATGAAGCGCTGGCGCGTCAGTATTTTGAAAAAGCGGCCAGCCGTGGCGATAACCGTGCCAGCTTTAATCTGGCAATGATGGAAGAGAAAAAGAAAAACTATATGGGCGCTTACCAGTGGTATGAACTGTCTACCCGTGATGGCATGCTCGACAATAAGGTGATTACGCTGTCGGAAGGCAGAAAAACTGCCTTGGCAGCGAACTTAACCCAAGAGCAGATCCGTCAGGCGCGTGATCGTGCCGACAGATGGATTCAGGCACAATAA
- the metX gene encoding homoserine O-succinyltransferase MetX has translation MSFPADSVGIVVPQKFQFEEPLELECGRILPRFELMVETYGELNADKSNAILICHALSGHHHAAGYHHEDDKKAGWWDSCIGPGKAIDTSKFFVVSLNNIGGCSGSTGPISPNPENDNRPYGPDFPLVTVRDWVKTQALLSDRLGIDTWDAIIGGSLGGMQALQWSVDYPNRLRKCVIIASAPKLSAQNIAFNEVARQSILSDPDFHNGRYLENDSYPKRGLILARMVGHITYLSEEAMKQKFGRDLKSGKFMYGFDVEFQVESYLRYQGEQFSRNFDANTYLIMTKALDYFDPSREYEQSLKKAMANTQCKFLVVSFTTDWRFTPARSQEIVDALISNHKPVSYLDIDAEQGHDSFLFPIPLYVKSLRAFLGGEEHLKATPKETI, from the coding sequence GTGTCTTTTCCAGCTGACTCAGTGGGCATTGTTGTCCCACAAAAGTTCCAATTTGAAGAGCCGTTAGAGCTTGAATGCGGTCGCATCCTCCCACGTTTTGAACTGATGGTTGAAACTTATGGCGAACTCAATGCCGATAAGTCCAATGCCATTCTGATTTGTCATGCCCTTTCCGGTCATCACCATGCCGCAGGCTATCATCATGAAGATGATAAAAAAGCCGGCTGGTGGGATTCATGCATTGGCCCCGGCAAAGCCATTGATACTTCAAAATTCTTTGTGGTTTCACTGAATAATATTGGTGGCTGTAGCGGTTCTACCGGCCCAATCTCGCCAAACCCTGAAAATGATAACCGTCCTTATGGTCCCGATTTCCCCTTGGTTACGGTCCGTGACTGGGTCAAAACTCAGGCCCTGCTCTCTGATCGTTTAGGGATTGATACCTGGGATGCCATTATTGGTGGTTCACTGGGTGGTATGCAGGCATTGCAATGGTCAGTGGATTATCCAAACCGTTTAAGAAAATGCGTAATTATTGCCAGCGCTCCAAAGCTTTCTGCACAGAATATTGCCTTTAACGAAGTGGCACGTCAGTCGATTTTATCAGACCCAGATTTCCATAATGGCCGTTATCTGGAAAATGACAGCTATCCTAAACGTGGCCTGATTCTGGCGCGTATGGTCGGCCACATTACCTACCTGTCCGAAGAAGCCATGAAGCAGAAGTTTGGCCGTGATTTAAAATCAGGCAAATTTATGTATGGTTTCGATGTCGAATTTCAGGTCGAAAGCTATCTGCGTTATCAGGGTGAACAGTTCAGCCGTAACTTCGATGCCAATACCTATCTGATCATGACCAAGGCACTGGATTACTTTGATCCGTCGCGTGAATATGAACAGTCGCTCAAAAAAGCCATGGCCAATACCCAGTGCAAGTTCCTGGTGGTGTCATTTACCACTGACTGGCGTTTTACCCCTGCCCGCTCACAGGAAATCGTGGATGCCTTGATCAGCAATCACAAACCTGTCAGCTATCTGGATATTGATGCGGAGCAAGGCCATGACTCCTTCCTGTTCCCGATTCCGCTCTATGTAAAATCTTTGCGTGCATTCTTGGGTGGTGAAGAACACCTGAAAGCAACACCGAAGGAGACCATATAA
- a CDS encoding Fe2+-dependent dioxygenase — protein MLHHIPNVLSKEQVQYFREEMNKIEWVNGKVTAGTLSATVKQNQQLPEDHSLTQHLSTIILESLGQHALFLSAAIPLDIIPPLFNRYENNEAFGFHVDNSIRRIRGSNERLRTDLSCTVFLSEPEEYVGGELVVEDTYGYHEVKLPAGDMILYPSTSLHEVTPITSGCRIASFFWVQSMIRDDAERHMLFNLDQSIQNLRMQLGDQHAEVMKLTNLYHNLMRKWAEL, from the coding sequence GTGCTGCATCATATTCCAAATGTACTGAGCAAAGAACAGGTGCAATATTTCCGTGAGGAGATGAATAAGATTGAGTGGGTCAATGGCAAGGTTACCGCAGGTACACTCTCTGCAACGGTGAAACAGAATCAGCAACTGCCTGAAGATCATTCCCTGACCCAGCATTTAAGCACGATCATTCTTGAATCTCTGGGACAGCATGCTTTGTTTTTATCGGCGGCGATTCCGCTGGATATCATTCCCCCGCTTTTTAACCGCTATGAAAATAATGAAGCTTTCGGCTTTCATGTCGACAATTCGATTCGTCGTATTCGCGGCAGCAATGAACGCCTTAGAACGGATTTATCCTGTACGGTTTTCTTGAGTGAACCTGAAGAATACGTCGGTGGTGAACTGGTGGTCGAAGACACTTACGGTTATCACGAAGTAAAATTGCCTGCCGGTGATATGATTCTGTATCCATCCACCAGCCTGCATGAAGTCACCCCGATCACTTCCGGTTGTCGAATTGCTTCATTTTTTTGGGTACAAAGCATGATCCGTGATGATGCAGAACGGCATATGCTGTTTAATCTGGATCAGAGTATTCAAAACCTGAGAATGCAGCTGGGCGATCAGCATGCAGAGGTCATGAAACTGACCAATCTGTATCATAATTTAATGCGTAAATGGGCTGAACTTTAA